The Aureispira anguillae genome contains a region encoding:
- a CDS encoding DUF5723 family protein, whose translation MSSKTYFCPFVILSFWSSILWAQQYQGFNTSNYSGITGIYENPANIADGRYLLDINLISADFNLNNNYIAFNTQLLSLNNNPIGDSTYNGAFQAFRNDHFSEKQWNQLQQTRIYQSLNVQGPSFLFNIGKNAFAITSGVRQYLHLDNLDPQTADFILGELKNPSTWNVDLNNQKLNALGAVWAEFGIGYGREILNTGAHFLKGGVHLKMLVAMYSAHLYADELVLNFKNDDTVRVRVSDVRFGYSDDMRYIRSGMQSSDVGNFFANMFNRAGFAADFGFVYEWRPKHEKYAHPTKEGKQVRHKNKYKLKVGFAVADIGGVTFDRGAYAGNFAGFSGAWDLDDFAASSQGIEDFGATMNDSFQMTSNRDPFHLRLPTTLSLQVDYNIWKGFYINLSGRLAVDQEDAPLKMHALNTLTLTPRFEMHQIDFGIPVTLDGYNNITAGMYLRLGPLFVGSTNCWNMIVGPNVYGLNIYGGLKIPITFGKGRKKKPDALSDLMPKPKETLDSTALAKRQQEIEQKAAQDKEWATEQERLAREREAAQKAAKRDTVPTPIPPIDTTPSPEPEPIVEPEPVSEPEPVVEPTPKPNYYDVKEDEKAIKETRAYFQSGSAWISSADRSKLDQLAQKINSDSTFHAIIHGHTDNVGNPESNKKLAAKRAMVVKKYLVEQGVDSERLQIIAEGADNPIAKNDTEEGREKNRRVEVLLLKKEN comes from the coding sequence ATGTCCTCAAAAACATACTTTTGCCCGTTTGTCATTTTATCTTTTTGGTCGAGCATTCTTTGGGCACAACAATACCAAGGGTTTAATACAAGTAATTATAGTGGGATAACAGGCATTTATGAAAATCCAGCTAATATTGCAGATGGTAGATATTTACTTGATATTAATCTTATTAGTGCAGATTTTAATTTAAACAACAATTATATTGCCTTTAATACACAATTGTTATCCCTCAACAACAATCCAATTGGGGATAGTACCTACAATGGTGCCTTTCAAGCCTTTCGGAACGACCATTTTTCAGAAAAACAATGGAACCAACTTCAGCAAACAAGAATTTATCAATCGCTAAATGTCCAAGGACCTTCTTTCCTCTTTAATATTGGTAAAAATGCTTTTGCCATCACTTCTGGTGTCCGCCAATATCTACACCTAGATAACTTAGATCCTCAAACCGCAGATTTTATCTTGGGGGAATTAAAAAACCCATCTACTTGGAATGTTGATTTGAACAATCAAAAATTGAATGCTTTGGGGGCGGTATGGGCTGAATTTGGGATCGGTTATGGACGAGAAATTCTTAATACAGGAGCTCATTTTCTAAAAGGAGGCGTGCATCTAAAAATGCTTGTTGCCATGTATAGTGCTCATTTGTATGCGGATGAATTGGTTCTAAATTTTAAAAATGACGATACTGTACGGGTTCGAGTTTCGGATGTCCGTTTTGGTTATAGTGACGATATGCGTTACATTCGTTCAGGGATGCAGTCGTCAGATGTAGGCAACTTTTTTGCGAATATGTTTAATAGAGCTGGCTTTGCGGCTGATTTTGGTTTTGTCTATGAATGGCGTCCCAAACATGAAAAATATGCTCACCCCACCAAAGAAGGCAAACAAGTTAGGCATAAAAATAAATACAAATTAAAGGTTGGCTTTGCTGTAGCAGATATTGGAGGCGTCACTTTTGATAGAGGGGCTTACGCTGGAAACTTTGCAGGTTTTTCGGGCGCATGGGATTTGGATGATTTTGCAGCTTCTTCTCAAGGAATTGAAGATTTTGGGGCAACTATGAACGACAGCTTTCAAATGACAAGCAATCGAGATCCGTTTCATTTACGTTTGCCAACAACCCTTAGTTTACAAGTGGATTATAATATATGGAAGGGCTTTTACATTAACCTGTCGGGACGTCTTGCTGTAGACCAAGAAGATGCTCCACTCAAAATGCATGCGCTCAACACCTTGACCCTAACTCCTCGATTTGAGATGCATCAAATTGATTTTGGGATTCCAGTCACTCTTGATGGTTACAATAACATTACAGCAGGAATGTACTTGCGATTGGGGCCCCTGTTTGTAGGGTCTACCAATTGTTGGAATATGATCGTGGGTCCTAATGTCTATGGGCTTAATATTTATGGAGGACTAAAAATTCCCATTACCTTTGGTAAAGGTCGAAAAAAGAAACCAGATGCCCTAAGTGACCTTATGCCTAAACCAAAAGAAACCCTAGACTCTACAGCCTTGGCAAAACGACAACAAGAAATTGAACAAAAGGCTGCCCAAGATAAAGAATGGGCAACAGAGCAAGAACGTTTAGCTAGAGAACGAGAAGCTGCTCAAAAAGCTGCTAAGAGGGATACTGTTCCAACTCCCATTCCCCCTATAGATACCACACCTAGTCCTGAACCTGAACCAATTGTTGAGCCAGAGCCTGTTTCCGAACCTGAACCTGTGGTTGAACCGACTCCCAAACCTAATTATTACGATGTAAAAGAAGATGAAAAAGCAATAAAAGAAACAAGGGCTTATTTCCAATCTGGATCTGCTTGGATATCTAGCGCTGATCGTTCAAAATTGGATCAGTTAGCACAAAAAATTAACTCTGATAGCACCTTTCATGCTATTATTCATGGGCATACTGACAATGTGGGTAATCCTGAATCTAACAAAAAACTGGCTGCTAAACGGGCAATGGTTGTCAAAAAATATTTGGTAGAGCAAGGGGTTGATTCCGAACGTCTTCAAATTATCGCCGAAGGTGCCGATAATCCTATTGCAAAAAACGACACAGAAGAGGGTAGAGAAAAAAATCGCCGAGTAGAAGTATTGCTGCTCAAAAAGGAAAATTAA